A single Vigna radiata var. radiata cultivar VC1973A chromosome 8, Vradiata_ver6, whole genome shotgun sequence DNA region contains:
- the LOC106771598 gene encoding protein ABSCISIC ACID-INSENSITIVE 5 isoform X1: MVVAESEMNSQNDAESPIELEQQHDVNKNHPFSSLGREASSIYSITLDEFQHTLWESGKNFGSMNMDEFLSSIWWCAEETQILNNSNNSFSLSEASAEKGLIRKQPSLPRQGSLTLPAPLCRKTVDEVWSEIHKGQQQRQPQKNNDNNCGNVNNDYNAQNTESARRQPTFGEMTLEDFLIKAGIVREQCAIATPVPASTSQNQHLQQYGFFPNNNRTMDPSFVGRQMMGVGGGGNAGGNVVRPSYQAVPKGGGGRGAVGQSSGYPAAVPSAVCFGPRVVNGGGGYEAVSNMGVVAPVSPVSPEGIGTGEKFGCRFGMEKVVSRGRKRVFDGPVEKVVERRQRRMIKNRESAARSRARKLAYTVELEAELTQLKEENAELKLSLADLERRRKQQQSPFVQQHSEEGNWRVQNNLENAKNKSRSLRRTMSCPL; the protein is encoded by the exons ATGGTGGTGGCGGAGTCTGAGATGAACTCACAAAACGACGCTGAATCTCCGATAGAGTTGGAGCAACAGCACGACGTCAACAAGAATCACCCATTTTCTTCACTGGGAAGAGAAGCTTCTTCCATCTACTCCATCACCCTCGACGAGTTCCAACACACGCTATGGGAGAGTGGCAAGAACTTTGGCTCCATGAACATGGACGAGTTTCTCAGCAGCATATGGTGGTGTGCAGAagaaactcaaattttaaacaacagcaacaacagctTCTCACTGAGTGAAGCTTCCGCAGAAAAGGGGTTGATAAGGAAGCAACCAAGCCTTCCTCGGCAAGGGTCTCTAACACTTCCTGCACCTTTGTGTAGGAAAACAGTGGACGAGGTTTGGTCTGAGATACACAAAGGACAACAACAACGGCAACCACAGAAAAACAACGACAATAACTGTGGAAACGTTAATAATGATTACAATGCTCAAAATACCGAATCTGCCCGCCGCCAACCTACCTTTGGAGAGATGACTTTGGAGGACTTCTTGATAAAAGCTGGGATAGTTAGAGAACAGTGTGCCATTGCAACGCCAGTTCCAGCTTCTACAAGTCAAAATCAGCATTTGCAGCAGTATGGCTTCTTTCCTAATAACAACCGTACAATGGACCCTTCTTTTGTCGGAAGGCAGATGATGGGAGTTGGTGGCGGCGGTAATGCTGGTGGGAATGTGGTTAGACCATCTTATCAGGCGGTGCCTAAGGGTGGTGGTGGTCGCGGTGCAGTTGGACAGTCTTCTGGGTATCCGGCGGCAGTGCCGTCTGCGGTTTGCTTTGGACCGAGGGTGGTGAATGGTGGCGGTGGTTACGAGGCAGTGAGCAACATGGGAGTGGTGGCGCCGGTGAGCCCGGTTTCGCCGGAGGGTATAGGTACTGGTGAAAAGTTTGGTTGCCGATTTGGGATGGAGAAAGTTGTGTCAAGAGGGAGAAAGAGGGTGTTTGATGGGCCTGTGGAGAAGGTGGTGGAGAGAAGACAGAGGAGGATGATCAAGAACAGAGAATCAGCAGCCAGATCCAGAGCAAGAAAACTG GCATACACAGTTGAATTAGAAGCAGAATTGACCCAGTTGAAAGAAGAGAACGCCGAACTTAAACTATCACTG GCTGATCTTGAAAGGAGAAGAAAGCAACAG CAGTCACCTTTTGTGCAGCAGCACTCAGAGGAAGGGAATTGGAGAGTTCAAAACAACCTTGAAAATGCCAAAAACAAATCGAGATCATTGAGAAGGACAATGAGTTGCCCTTTATGA
- the LOC106771598 gene encoding protein ABSCISIC ACID-INSENSITIVE 5 isoform X4 produces MVVAESEMNSQNDAESPIELEQQHDVNKNHPFSSLGREASSIYSITLDEFQHTLWESGKNFGSMNMDEFLSSIWWCAEETQILNNSNNSFSLSEASAEKGLIRKQPSLPRQGSLTLPAPLCRKTVDEVWSEIHKGQQQRQPQKNNDNNCGNVNNDYNAQNTESARRQPTFGEMTLEDFLIKAGIVREQCAIATPVPASTSQNQHLQQYGFFPNNNRTMDPSFVGRQMMGVGGGGNAGGNVVRPSYQAVPKGGGGRGAVGQSSGYPAAVPSAVCFGPRVVNGGGGYEAVSNMGVVAPVSPVSPEGIGTGEKFGCRFGMEKVVSRGRKRVFDGPVEKVVERRQRRMIKNRESAARSRARKLAYTVELEAELTQLKEENAELKLSLADLERRRKQQHSEEGNWRVQNNLENAKNKSRSLRRTMSCPL; encoded by the exons ATGGTGGTGGCGGAGTCTGAGATGAACTCACAAAACGACGCTGAATCTCCGATAGAGTTGGAGCAACAGCACGACGTCAACAAGAATCACCCATTTTCTTCACTGGGAAGAGAAGCTTCTTCCATCTACTCCATCACCCTCGACGAGTTCCAACACACGCTATGGGAGAGTGGCAAGAACTTTGGCTCCATGAACATGGACGAGTTTCTCAGCAGCATATGGTGGTGTGCAGAagaaactcaaattttaaacaacagcaacaacagctTCTCACTGAGTGAAGCTTCCGCAGAAAAGGGGTTGATAAGGAAGCAACCAAGCCTTCCTCGGCAAGGGTCTCTAACACTTCCTGCACCTTTGTGTAGGAAAACAGTGGACGAGGTTTGGTCTGAGATACACAAAGGACAACAACAACGGCAACCACAGAAAAACAACGACAATAACTGTGGAAACGTTAATAATGATTACAATGCTCAAAATACCGAATCTGCCCGCCGCCAACCTACCTTTGGAGAGATGACTTTGGAGGACTTCTTGATAAAAGCTGGGATAGTTAGAGAACAGTGTGCCATTGCAACGCCAGTTCCAGCTTCTACAAGTCAAAATCAGCATTTGCAGCAGTATGGCTTCTTTCCTAATAACAACCGTACAATGGACCCTTCTTTTGTCGGAAGGCAGATGATGGGAGTTGGTGGCGGCGGTAATGCTGGTGGGAATGTGGTTAGACCATCTTATCAGGCGGTGCCTAAGGGTGGTGGTGGTCGCGGTGCAGTTGGACAGTCTTCTGGGTATCCGGCGGCAGTGCCGTCTGCGGTTTGCTTTGGACCGAGGGTGGTGAATGGTGGCGGTGGTTACGAGGCAGTGAGCAACATGGGAGTGGTGGCGCCGGTGAGCCCGGTTTCGCCGGAGGGTATAGGTACTGGTGAAAAGTTTGGTTGCCGATTTGGGATGGAGAAAGTTGTGTCAAGAGGGAGAAAGAGGGTGTTTGATGGGCCTGTGGAGAAGGTGGTGGAGAGAAGACAGAGGAGGATGATCAAGAACAGAGAATCAGCAGCCAGATCCAGAGCAAGAAAACTG GCATACACAGTTGAATTAGAAGCAGAATTGACCCAGTTGAAAGAAGAGAACGCCGAACTTAAACTATCACTG GCTGATCTTGAAAGGAGAAGAAAGCAACAG CACTCAGAGGAAGGGAATTGGAGAGTTCAAAACAACCTTGAAAATGCCAAAAACAAATCGAGATCATTGAGAAGGACAATGAGTTGCCCTTTATGA
- the LOC106771598 gene encoding protein ABSCISIC ACID-INSENSITIVE 5 isoform X3 — protein MVVAESEMNSQNDAESPIELEQQHDVNKNHPFSSLGREASSIYSITLDEFQHTLWESGKNFGSMNMDEFLSSIWWCAEETQILNNSNNSFSLSEASAEKGLIRKQPSLPRQGSLTLPAPLCRKTVDEVWSEIHKGQQQRQPQKNNDNNCGNVNNDYNAQNTESARRQPTFGEMTLEDFLIKAGIVREQCAIATPVPASTSQNQHLQQYGFFPNNNRTMDPSFVGRQMMGVGGGGNAGGNVVRPSYQAVPKGGGGRGAVGQSSGYPAAVPSAVCFGPRVVNGGGGYEAVSNMGVVAPVSPVSPEGIGTGEKFGCRFGMEKVVSRGRKRVFDGPVEKVVERRQRRMIKNRESAARSRARKLAYTVELEAELTQLKEENAELKLSLADLERRRKQQQHSEEGNWRVQNNLENAKNKSRSLRRTMSCPL, from the exons ATGGTGGTGGCGGAGTCTGAGATGAACTCACAAAACGACGCTGAATCTCCGATAGAGTTGGAGCAACAGCACGACGTCAACAAGAATCACCCATTTTCTTCACTGGGAAGAGAAGCTTCTTCCATCTACTCCATCACCCTCGACGAGTTCCAACACACGCTATGGGAGAGTGGCAAGAACTTTGGCTCCATGAACATGGACGAGTTTCTCAGCAGCATATGGTGGTGTGCAGAagaaactcaaattttaaacaacagcaacaacagctTCTCACTGAGTGAAGCTTCCGCAGAAAAGGGGTTGATAAGGAAGCAACCAAGCCTTCCTCGGCAAGGGTCTCTAACACTTCCTGCACCTTTGTGTAGGAAAACAGTGGACGAGGTTTGGTCTGAGATACACAAAGGACAACAACAACGGCAACCACAGAAAAACAACGACAATAACTGTGGAAACGTTAATAATGATTACAATGCTCAAAATACCGAATCTGCCCGCCGCCAACCTACCTTTGGAGAGATGACTTTGGAGGACTTCTTGATAAAAGCTGGGATAGTTAGAGAACAGTGTGCCATTGCAACGCCAGTTCCAGCTTCTACAAGTCAAAATCAGCATTTGCAGCAGTATGGCTTCTTTCCTAATAACAACCGTACAATGGACCCTTCTTTTGTCGGAAGGCAGATGATGGGAGTTGGTGGCGGCGGTAATGCTGGTGGGAATGTGGTTAGACCATCTTATCAGGCGGTGCCTAAGGGTGGTGGTGGTCGCGGTGCAGTTGGACAGTCTTCTGGGTATCCGGCGGCAGTGCCGTCTGCGGTTTGCTTTGGACCGAGGGTGGTGAATGGTGGCGGTGGTTACGAGGCAGTGAGCAACATGGGAGTGGTGGCGCCGGTGAGCCCGGTTTCGCCGGAGGGTATAGGTACTGGTGAAAAGTTTGGTTGCCGATTTGGGATGGAGAAAGTTGTGTCAAGAGGGAGAAAGAGGGTGTTTGATGGGCCTGTGGAGAAGGTGGTGGAGAGAAGACAGAGGAGGATGATCAAGAACAGAGAATCAGCAGCCAGATCCAGAGCAAGAAAACTG GCATACACAGTTGAATTAGAAGCAGAATTGACCCAGTTGAAAGAAGAGAACGCCGAACTTAAACTATCACTG GCTGATCTTGAAAGGAGAAGAAAGCAACAG CAGCACTCAGAGGAAGGGAATTGGAGAGTTCAAAACAACCTTGAAAATGCCAAAAACAAATCGAGATCATTGAGAAGGACAATGAGTTGCCCTTTATGA
- the LOC106771598 gene encoding protein ABSCISIC ACID-INSENSITIVE 5 isoform X2 has product MVVAESEMNSQNDAESPIELEQQHDVNKNHPFSSLGREASSIYSITLDEFQHTLWESGKNFGSMNMDEFLSSIWWCAEETQILNNSNNSFSLSEASAEKGLIRKQPSLPRQGSLTLPAPLCRKTVDEVWSEIHKGQQQRQPQKNNDNNCGNVNNDYNAQNTESARRQPTFGEMTLEDFLIKAGIVREQCAIATPVPASTSQNQHLQQYGFFPNNNRTMDPSFVGRQMMGVGGGGNAGGNVVRPSYQAVPKGGGGRGAVGQSSGYPAAVPSAVCFGPRVVNGGGGYEAVSNMGVVAPVSPVSPEGIGTGEKFGCRFGMEKVVSRGRKRVFDGPVEKVVERRQRRMIKNRESAARSRARKLAYTVELEAELTQLKEENAELKLSLADLERRRKQQSPFVQQHSEEGNWRVQNNLENAKNKSRSLRRTMSCPL; this is encoded by the exons ATGGTGGTGGCGGAGTCTGAGATGAACTCACAAAACGACGCTGAATCTCCGATAGAGTTGGAGCAACAGCACGACGTCAACAAGAATCACCCATTTTCTTCACTGGGAAGAGAAGCTTCTTCCATCTACTCCATCACCCTCGACGAGTTCCAACACACGCTATGGGAGAGTGGCAAGAACTTTGGCTCCATGAACATGGACGAGTTTCTCAGCAGCATATGGTGGTGTGCAGAagaaactcaaattttaaacaacagcaacaacagctTCTCACTGAGTGAAGCTTCCGCAGAAAAGGGGTTGATAAGGAAGCAACCAAGCCTTCCTCGGCAAGGGTCTCTAACACTTCCTGCACCTTTGTGTAGGAAAACAGTGGACGAGGTTTGGTCTGAGATACACAAAGGACAACAACAACGGCAACCACAGAAAAACAACGACAATAACTGTGGAAACGTTAATAATGATTACAATGCTCAAAATACCGAATCTGCCCGCCGCCAACCTACCTTTGGAGAGATGACTTTGGAGGACTTCTTGATAAAAGCTGGGATAGTTAGAGAACAGTGTGCCATTGCAACGCCAGTTCCAGCTTCTACAAGTCAAAATCAGCATTTGCAGCAGTATGGCTTCTTTCCTAATAACAACCGTACAATGGACCCTTCTTTTGTCGGAAGGCAGATGATGGGAGTTGGTGGCGGCGGTAATGCTGGTGGGAATGTGGTTAGACCATCTTATCAGGCGGTGCCTAAGGGTGGTGGTGGTCGCGGTGCAGTTGGACAGTCTTCTGGGTATCCGGCGGCAGTGCCGTCTGCGGTTTGCTTTGGACCGAGGGTGGTGAATGGTGGCGGTGGTTACGAGGCAGTGAGCAACATGGGAGTGGTGGCGCCGGTGAGCCCGGTTTCGCCGGAGGGTATAGGTACTGGTGAAAAGTTTGGTTGCCGATTTGGGATGGAGAAAGTTGTGTCAAGAGGGAGAAAGAGGGTGTTTGATGGGCCTGTGGAGAAGGTGGTGGAGAGAAGACAGAGGAGGATGATCAAGAACAGAGAATCAGCAGCCAGATCCAGAGCAAGAAAACTG GCATACACAGTTGAATTAGAAGCAGAATTGACCCAGTTGAAAGAAGAGAACGCCGAACTTAAACTATCACTG GCTGATCTTGAAAGGAGAAGAAAGCAACAG TCACCTTTTGTGCAGCAGCACTCAGAGGAAGGGAATTGGAGAGTTCAAAACAACCTTGAAAATGCCAAAAACAAATCGAGATCATTGAGAAGGACAATGAGTTGCCCTTTATGA
- the LOC106770220 gene encoding uncharacterized protein LOC106770220, protein MRLERIKFRKNKEFSNFSSWPIQVVLFEVEDRECVCAEGQVIYRPSIENPDWPQVFGVSFEIDAEVVMLPLKSIQITKIGIYNLYFIHCDTRLKELVVEGKTVWKIPSGYLPGRMMPMKIFYQFMSFAYVLLGIFWFSQYVRFWREVYPLQNCITLVITLGMFKMALWYFDYAEFSETGIRPTRTTIWAVTFGTVKRTVARLVILMVIGE, encoded by the exons ATGAG ATTGGAAAGGATTAAATTTCGGAAAAACAAGGAGTTTTCTAACTTCAGTTCATGGCCGATTCAAGTTGTTCTTTTTGAAGTTGAAGAcagagagtgtgtgtgtgctGAAGGGCAAGTGATTTACCGCCCTTCTATAGAGAATCCTGATTGGCCTCAAGTTTTTGGTGTCTCTTTTGAAATTGATGCTGAAGTGGTAATGCTGCcattaaaatctatacaaatcACAAAAATTGGGATTTATAACTTGTATTTCATCCATTGTGATACTAGGCTTAAAGAATTGGTTGTGGAAGGTAAAACTGTATGGAAAATTCCCTCTGGTTATTTACCCGGTAGAATGATGCCTATGAAAATTTTCTACCAATTTATGTCTTTTGCATATGTATTGCTTGGGATCTTTTGGTTCTCTCAATATGTTAGATTTTGGAGGGAAGTATATCCCCTGCAGAACTGCATTACCCTAGTGATAACCCTAGGCATGTTTAAGATGGCTCTGTGGTACTTTGACTATGCTGAATTCAGTGAGACTGGAATCAGGCCAACTAGGACAACAATTTGGGCAGTAACCTTTGGAACTGTCAAGCGGACAGTGGCACGTTTGGTCATTTTAATGGTCATCGGAGAGTAG